The following are from one region of the Nocardioides marmotae genome:
- a CDS encoding ABC transporter ATP-binding protein → MSLLEVDAIDAHYGELRALHGLDLRVEEGETLAVVGANGAGKSTLLKAVAGVLRPTAGQVRFDGRDVSAVPDHKRVRLGISLVPEGRRIFRSLSVEENLLVGGHPGRPGPWDLAAVYDAFPLLADRRARTGGYLSGGEQQATAIGRALMANPRLLLLDEVSLGLAPVVVQDIYRALPRITARGTTVLVVEQDLGQALEVADRVQCLLEGRTVLEAPVSQVDREQVAAAYFGLEEV, encoded by the coding sequence ATGAGCCTGCTCGAGGTCGACGCGATCGACGCCCACTACGGCGAGCTCCGGGCGCTGCACGGCCTGGACCTGCGCGTGGAGGAGGGCGAGACGCTCGCCGTCGTCGGCGCCAACGGTGCCGGCAAGTCCACCCTGCTCAAGGCGGTCGCCGGGGTCCTGCGCCCGACCGCCGGCCAGGTCCGCTTCGACGGTCGCGACGTCAGCGCCGTGCCCGATCACAAGCGGGTCCGCCTCGGCATCTCCCTGGTGCCCGAGGGCCGCCGGATCTTCCGGTCCCTCAGCGTGGAGGAGAACCTGCTGGTCGGTGGCCACCCCGGCCGCCCCGGGCCGTGGGACCTCGCGGCGGTGTACGACGCCTTCCCGCTGCTCGCGGACCGGCGGGCGCGCACCGGCGGCTACCTCTCCGGCGGTGAGCAGCAGGCGACCGCGATCGGGCGGGCCCTGATGGCCAACCCGCGGCTGCTGCTGCTCGACGAGGTCTCGCTCGGCCTGGCCCCGGTCGTGGTGCAGGACATCTACCGCGCGCTCCCCCGCATCACCGCACGCGGCACCACGGTGCTGGTCGTCGAGCAGGACCTCGGCCAGGCGCTCGAGGTCGCCGACCGGGTGCAGTGCCTGCTGGAGGGCCGCACCGTGCTGGAGGCCCCGGTCTCCCAGGTCGACCGCGAGCAGGTCGCGGCCGCCTACTTCGGTCTCGAGGAGGTCTAG